A stretch of Desulfotalea psychrophila LSv54 DNA encodes these proteins:
- the nikR gene encoding nickel-responsive transcriptional regulator NikR, with product MLKRFSISLDDNLLEIFDQHIAEKAYNNRSEAIRDLIRKNFVLKEWEEDRDVMGVISLIYDHHQSQLQKKVTDLQHDFHHHIVSTTHVHMDHDNCLEVIIVKGRAGDVIELADGLAALKGVRDSNLAMNSTGKSLH from the coding sequence ATGCTCAAACGATTTTCTATTTCTCTCGATGATAATTTACTCGAAATTTTTGACCAACACATTGCTGAAAAAGCATACAATAATCGTTCTGAAGCCATCCGCGATCTTATCCGTAAAAACTTTGTCTTAAAGGAGTGGGAGGAGGATCGTGATGTAATGGGAGTAATCAGCCTTATCTACGATCACCATCAATCCCAATTACAAAAAAAAGTTACGGATCTTCAGCACGATTTCCATCACCATATCGTCTCTACCACCCATGTACATATGGATCACGATAATTGCCTTGAAGTCATTATCGTCAAGGGAAGAGCGGGTGATGTTATAGAACTTGCCGACGGACTTGCTGCCTTAAAGGGAGTTCGGGATAGCAACCTGGCAATGAACAGTACAGGAAAATCACTACATTAA
- a CDS encoding histidinol-phosphatase: protein MALPEHAPSISEELLYPDQKKLGLTPEFLFNRFVLYIEECRRLQAKYRDKIKISVAMEIETYSGYDTFVPSLMEQFSPEYLVGSVHFVDDMGIDYSAEQYNATAEKIGGIDKMYCHYFDIQFEMMERLRPSVVGHFDLVRIFDNDYQNRLQKPEIMSKIERNLEFIKKHDLIMDFNLRALTKGAQEPYISKAILERARELEIAVVPGDDSHGVSQVANHMSRAIEILSHHGFSTNWQKPRGAQTA, encoded by the coding sequence TTGGCATTACCCGAGCACGCCCCTTCAATAAGTGAAGAGCTTCTCTATCCTGATCAAAAAAAACTTGGTCTCACCCCTGAATTTTTATTCAATAGATTTGTTCTCTACATCGAAGAGTGCCGGAGACTTCAGGCCAAATACAGGGACAAAATCAAAATTTCCGTTGCCATGGAGATTGAAACCTACAGTGGTTACGACACCTTTGTCCCCTCTCTTATGGAGCAATTTTCCCCGGAATATCTGGTCGGTTCTGTCCACTTTGTCGATGACATGGGCATTGATTATTCCGCAGAACAGTATAATGCTACTGCTGAAAAAATTGGTGGTATTGACAAAATGTACTGCCACTACTTTGATATTCAATTTGAAATGATGGAGAGACTCCGCCCCTCCGTGGTGGGACATTTTGACCTGGTACGCATTTTTGATAACGACTACCAAAACAGACTGCAAAAACCTGAAATTATGTCCAAAATCGAACGTAATCTCGAATTTATAAAGAAACACGACCTGATCATGGACTTCAACCTGCGGGCATTGACCAAGGGCGCACAAGAGCCCTATATCAGCAAGGCCATCCTTGAACGAGCACGTGAACTGGAGATTGCCGTTGTCCCTGGCGATGATTCCCACGGCGTAAGCCAAGTAGCTAACCACATGAGCAGAGCCATTGAGATCCTCAGTCACCACGGTTTCTCCACCAACTGGCAGAAACCACGTGGAGCTCAAACCGCCTAA
- a CDS encoding MFS transporter, with protein MTNQEENINAPSPFSLRNVRLFIAFRVFFNARFYYPVFTILFLDYGLTIEQFALLNTVWAVTIFFSEVPSGALADIIGRKKLLLLTSCLMIVELSLIAFVPLGNSKLIFAAFLLNRVLSGLAEAMASGADEALTYDTLMQKGLAGKWPKVLSVQMRFRAVAVMISVTLGSIVYDSHAMNRILHFLGSSISLTQETTMRFPIYLTLILGFLAFATVCMMEEPQETATEEPLCIKQAFYKTMQAGKWIMACPFALAIIMIAMCYDHSLRMIVTMTSQYFRVVGLPDASFGIIGAAMAVLGLITPRIAEHMVISYSAKKNIAITGAIALLGLFGLTSFSIFYGLLAVALVFTGLTFTSFFTSHYLNSITPSEMRATVLSFKGMMFNLSYALIGIFFAALMKAQESKIISNQPHLGKQMVENLAFRDSIGYFAPYLLILMLIGFIFFRQGLGNKPKIYKNNF; from the coding sequence ATGACCAATCAAGAAGAGAACATTAATGCCCCGTCTCCATTTTCACTTCGAAATGTACGTCTCTTTATTGCCTTTCGAGTATTCTTTAACGCTCGATTCTATTACCCCGTTTTCACTATTCTTTTTCTTGACTACGGCCTCACCATCGAACAATTTGCCCTCCTCAACACAGTTTGGGCCGTAACTATATTTTTCTCCGAGGTGCCATCGGGAGCCCTGGCCGATATTATTGGCCGCAAAAAACTTCTCTTACTCACCTCATGCCTCATGATTGTTGAGCTCTCACTGATCGCCTTTGTTCCCTTGGGAAACTCTAAACTCATATTTGCCGCGTTTCTCCTCAATCGCGTTCTCAGCGGGCTTGCCGAGGCCATGGCCAGTGGTGCAGATGAGGCCCTTACCTACGACACCCTTATGCAAAAAGGCTTGGCCGGCAAATGGCCCAAGGTGCTCAGTGTCCAGATGAGATTTCGCGCAGTTGCCGTTATGATCTCTGTGACCCTTGGTTCAATCGTCTATGATTCTCATGCTATGAACAGAATTCTCCACTTTCTCGGCTCAAGCATAAGCCTGACTCAGGAAACAACCATGCGTTTTCCCATCTACCTTACCCTGATTCTTGGCTTTTTAGCCTTTGCGACGGTATGTATGATGGAAGAGCCACAGGAAACAGCCACCGAGGAACCACTGTGCATCAAACAGGCCTTTTATAAAACAATGCAGGCAGGCAAATGGATAATGGCATGCCCCTTTGCTCTCGCCATCATCATGATCGCCATGTGCTATGACCATAGTCTCCGTATGATCGTCACCATGACCAGTCAATATTTCCGTGTTGTTGGCCTGCCCGACGCAAGTTTTGGTATCATTGGCGCTGCCATGGCGGTGCTTGGCCTGATTACCCCAAGGATTGCAGAGCATATGGTGATCAGCTATAGTGCCAAAAAAAATATTGCTATTACAGGAGCCATAGCCCTTCTTGGCCTCTTTGGTCTGACCAGCTTTTCAATCTTCTATGGTCTCCTGGCAGTTGCCCTTGTCTTTACCGGGCTTACCTTTACCAGCTTCTTTACCAGTCACTACCTCAACAGTATCACCCCCTCGGAAATGCGAGCCACGGTGCTGAGCTTTAAGGGAATGATGTTTAATTTATCCTATGCACTTATTGGTATTTTTTTCGCAGCGCTAATGAAAGCGCAAGAAAGCAAAATCATCAGTAATCAACCGCACCTCGGTAAGCAAATGGTAGAAAATCTCGCCTTCAGAGACTCTATAGGCTACTTTGCCCCCTACCTCTTGATCTTAATGCTCATCGGCTTTATCTTTTTCCGCCAAGGTTTAGGCAATAAGCCTAAGATATATAAAAATAATTTTTAG
- a CDS encoding DoxX family protein: protein MVKQVYCDACGKLLLRLNLGGLLLVHGLSKVLNPDSLDFIGRSLVAVDLPAVLAYGVYLGEVIAPIMIILGYRARLGAFIVTVQMAVAVGLVHMDDFLAFTPHGGWYLELQAFYLFGALAIVFLGSGKLALRGD from the coding sequence GTTTACTGTGATGCCTGTGGCAAGCTGTTGTTGCGTTTGAATCTTGGTGGCTTGTTGTTGGTTCATGGTCTTAGTAAGGTGCTGAATCCAGATAGTCTGGATTTTATAGGTAGGAGTTTGGTTGCAGTTGATCTGCCCGCAGTCCTTGCCTATGGTGTGTATCTAGGCGAAGTTATTGCCCCGATAATGATTATTTTAGGATACCGGGCCCGTCTCGGTGCCTTCATTGTTACCGTGCAAATGGCCGTTGCCGTGGGTCTCGTCCATATGGATGATTTTTTAGCCTTCACGCCCCATGGAGGATGGTATCTTGAACTTCAGGCCTTTTATCTCTTCGGTGCCTTAGCCATTGTTTTTTTGGGCAGTGGCAAGCTTGCCCTCAGGGGAGATTAG
- a CDS encoding AsmA family protein: MKKLLYLIFAALLLIIIGFGALFFLIDPNQLKPTIADQVKKATGRELVISGDMSWKIFPRIGFSLGETTLQSPPGFAENFVQFSNAELDLALMPLLSHRLEIGNINLKNAHIFIQTLADGRSNMDGMITGKKEAEEKQSTSAETAEKAPWDIILQGISLTNASATIRNDKTGDLKTMSKLNFSLDHFSPGEWSKISFSLSATSNEITVSSSGQTGIFIAADLGEVKLKKLHLETSATTPEIQIESVRIDLDQFTVGQDGNLTFSIKGKKRDLDFASKGSTKIKSDRAFNQLQVTGLQVETNLKGDALPKKKLNLILKADSNYNVEQSLLTIPSLEADIEQMIIKGKASFKDGRVRQIRFNMSSESIDIDQLLGMNKAKPAAKPSQTGPEVKATISDQEPDLSALKQLDLIGTLAVDKFKARGVHVTDVLINLKIQKGIAEISSLAANLYKGSIKARVKINSNNRPATYLAKKEIVGVDARPLLMDLADIKMLEGKAKVSIDVAGRGLSQKKIRSNIKGTVDLQFADGAIHGVNIPKMLREAAAILKGEVITEKEQGELKTDFSSMGMTLTLAKGVAKTNNLKLISPLFIVKGAGETNLVKEDLNFLLKTALAKELQGQEAEELRSLRGLEIPIKITGTWQMPKFSLSLEEIAKEKAKQEIKRGLEEIFGKEKEGEPVSPERKILQNLFN; this comes from the coding sequence ATGAAAAAGCTTCTCTACTTAATTTTTGCCGCTCTTCTGCTGATTATAATCGGCTTTGGCGCCCTCTTTTTTCTGATAGATCCCAACCAACTGAAGCCGACAATTGCCGATCAGGTAAAAAAGGCCACCGGCAGGGAACTGGTCATCAGCGGGGATATGAGCTGGAAAATATTCCCCCGCATAGGCTTCTCCCTGGGAGAAACTACTCTGCAAAGCCCTCCCGGCTTTGCAGAGAATTTCGTTCAATTCAGCAATGCAGAACTGGACCTTGCCCTGATGCCACTCCTCTCTCACCGTCTTGAAATAGGCAACATAAACCTCAAAAATGCCCATATCTTCATTCAAACTCTGGCCGATGGCAGATCAAATATGGATGGGATGATAACCGGTAAAAAAGAGGCAGAAGAGAAACAAAGCACCTCCGCAGAGACAGCGGAGAAAGCCCCATGGGACATTATCCTCCAGGGTATATCGCTGACCAATGCCAGTGCAACCATTCGTAATGACAAAACGGGAGACCTTAAGACAATGAGCAAGCTGAATTTTAGTCTTGATCATTTTAGTCCCGGCGAATGGAGCAAGATAAGTTTTTCCCTATCGGCCACGAGCAATGAAATCACCGTAAGCTCTTCAGGGCAGACGGGAATTTTCATAGCGGCGGATCTGGGGGAAGTGAAGCTCAAGAAGCTTCATCTGGAAACTAGTGCCACCACCCCGGAAATACAGATAGAATCCGTCAGGATAGACCTTGATCAATTTACCGTGGGCCAGGATGGCAATCTAACATTTTCCATCAAGGGGAAAAAGAGAGATCTAGACTTTGCCTCTAAAGGAAGCACAAAGATCAAGAGCGACAGGGCCTTTAACCAGCTACAGGTAACAGGCCTACAGGTAGAGACGAACCTTAAAGGAGATGCCCTGCCCAAAAAGAAACTCAATCTCATCCTCAAGGCCGATTCCAACTATAATGTCGAACAAAGCCTCCTCACCATCCCCTCCCTTGAAGCAGACATTGAGCAGATGATCATCAAGGGCAAGGCCTCCTTTAAAGATGGTCGGGTACGACAGATCCGATTCAATATGAGTAGTGAGAGTATCGATATTGATCAGCTACTCGGCATGAATAAGGCCAAACCTGCGGCAAAGCCCAGCCAAACGGGCCCGGAAGTAAAAGCGACCATATCCGATCAGGAACCGGACCTCAGCGCCCTTAAACAGCTTGATCTCATCGGCACTCTTGCCGTAGATAAATTTAAGGCAAGGGGAGTCCATGTCACCGACGTCCTGATCAATCTCAAGATCCAAAAGGGTATTGCCGAAATTTCCTCCCTTGCAGCAAACCTTTATAAGGGTAGCATCAAGGCAAGGGTCAAGATCAACAGCAACAACAGACCTGCCACCTACCTTGCCAAAAAAGAGATAGTGGGGGTAGATGCACGGCCACTGCTCATGGACCTTGCCGACATAAAAATGCTGGAAGGAAAGGCCAAGGTCTCCATAGACGTGGCTGGACGTGGCCTGAGCCAAAAGAAAATCAGAAGTAATATCAAGGGAACAGTAGACCTGCAATTTGCTGACGGTGCCATCCACGGAGTCAACATTCCCAAGATGCTCCGTGAGGCAGCTGCTATCCTCAAGGGAGAAGTCATAACCGAAAAAGAACAGGGCGAGCTAAAAACCGATTTTAGCTCAATGGGCATGACCCTCACCCTGGCAAAGGGAGTGGCAAAAACCAACAACCTCAAACTCATATCACCACTATTCATAGTTAAGGGGGCAGGAGAGACGAACCTGGTGAAAGAAGACCTTAACTTCCTCCTCAAAACAGCCCTGGCCAAAGAGCTACAGGGGCAGGAGGCAGAAGAGCTCCGCTCTCTCCGTGGCCTGGAAATCCCCATCAAGATAACGGGGACTTGGCAGATGCCTAAATTCAGCCTCAGCCTTGAAGAAATAGCCAAAGAAAAGGCCAAGCAGGAGATCAAGCGCGGCCTTGAAGAAATATTTGGTAAGGAAAAAGAGGGCGAGCCCGTAAGCCCTGAGAGGAAAATTTTGCAGAACCTTTTCAACTAA